A genome region from Bradyrhizobium sp. WSM1417 includes the following:
- a CDS encoding UDP-glucose/GDP-mannose dehydrogenase family protein, which translates to MRIAMIGTGYVGLVSGACFADFGHDVVCVDKDEKKIAALHRGEIPIYEPGLEELVATNVKAKRLEFTTDLSKPVADADAVFIAVGTPSRRGDGHADLSYVYAAAKEIAQSLSGFTVVVTKSTVPVGTGDEVERIIRETSPKADVVVASNPEFLREGAAIRDFKFPDRIVVGTSDERGRKVMSDIYRPLSLNQAPLMFTERRTAEMIKYAANAFLATKITFINEIADLSEKAGANVQEVARGIGLDNRIGTKFLHAGPGFGGSCFPKDTKALIKIAQDYDVSLRIVESVLAVNENRKRAMARKVSQALGGSLRGKTIAVLGLTFKPDTDDMRDAPSIPLVTGLIDMGAKVKAFDPVGMEQAKSELPSITYCEDAYSCAEDADAIVIVTEWVQFRALDLDRLKATMAQPVIVDLRNIYRPEEMAAAGFVYESIGRPPVQG; encoded by the coding sequence ATGCGCATTGCTATGATCGGCACGGGCTATGTGGGACTGGTGTCCGGGGCCTGCTTTGCGGATTTCGGTCACGATGTCGTTTGCGTCGACAAGGACGAGAAGAAAATCGCGGCGCTTCATCGCGGCGAGATCCCGATCTACGAGCCCGGGCTCGAAGAGCTGGTTGCGACCAACGTCAAGGCCAAGCGGCTGGAGTTCACCACCGACTTGTCCAAGCCGGTCGCGGATGCCGATGCCGTGTTCATCGCGGTCGGCACGCCGTCGCGCCGCGGTGACGGCCACGCCGATCTGTCCTACGTCTATGCCGCCGCGAAAGAGATCGCGCAGTCGCTGTCCGGCTTCACCGTCGTGGTGACCAAGTCGACCGTTCCGGTCGGCACCGGCGACGAGGTCGAGCGCATCATCCGCGAGACCAGTCCCAAAGCGGACGTCGTCGTCGCCTCCAACCCCGAATTCCTGCGCGAGGGCGCGGCGATCCGCGACTTCAAATTTCCCGACCGCATCGTCGTCGGGACCTCCGACGAGCGCGGCCGCAAGGTGATGAGCGACATCTATCGTCCGCTGTCGCTGAATCAGGCGCCGCTGATGTTCACGGAACGCCGCACCGCCGAGATGATCAAATACGCCGCCAATGCCTTCCTCGCGACCAAGATCACCTTCATCAACGAGATCGCGGACCTCTCTGAAAAGGCCGGCGCCAACGTGCAGGAGGTCGCCCGTGGCATTGGCCTGGACAACCGCATCGGCACCAAGTTCCTGCATGCCGGACCTGGCTTCGGCGGCTCGTGCTTCCCAAAGGACACCAAGGCGCTGATCAAGATCGCGCAGGACTACGATGTGTCCTTGCGCATCGTCGAATCCGTGCTGGCGGTCAACGAGAACCGCAAGCGCGCGATGGCCCGCAAGGTCAGCCAGGCGCTAGGCGGCTCGCTGCGCGGCAAGACCATCGCTGTGCTCGGCCTCACCTTCAAGCCCGACACCGACGACATGCGCGATGCGCCGTCGATCCCGCTGGTTACGGGCTTGATCGACATGGGCGCGAAGGTGAAGGCCTTCGATCCCGTCGGCATGGAGCAGGCGAAGAGCGAGCTGCCCAGCATCACTTATTGCGAGGACGCCTATTCCTGCGCGGAAGACGCCGATGCGATCGTGATCGTCACCGAATGGGTGCAGTTCCGGGCGCTCGATCTCGATCGGCTGAAGGCGACCATGGCGCAGCCCGTCATCGTCGACTTGCGCAACATCTACCGCCCCGAAGAAATGGCTGCGGCCGGCTTCGTGTATGAGAGCATTGGACGACCGCCCGTGCAGGGCTGA
- a CDS encoding acyltransferase family protein — MALSGTIAASGGLKAPTAARVDWVDYAKGICIVMVVMMHSVLGVELAAGETGFMHVLVAFAKPFRMPDFFLISGLFLPLVIDRDWRTYLDRKVVHFVYFYVVWVTIQFGFKAPAFAAETSWRDAGLLYLESFVEPFGTLWFIYLLPIFFVVTKLTRLVPPPAIWLIAAALETARISTGWTAIDEFCARFVYFYSGYLFAPYVFALSDRARNHPAWALTALATWALVNGGLVMLGASEWKFVSLVLGFAGACAIITMGTLLARVQWLNVFRFCGEHSIVIYLAFFLPMAATRTLLLRTGIIPDIGAVSLIVTIVGVIGSLAIWQIALRLGGNFLFERPDAFWIAPKRAGARLQAAE; from the coding sequence ATGGCACTATCAGGCACAATCGCTGCGAGCGGGGGACTCAAGGCCCCGACTGCTGCGCGTGTCGATTGGGTCGATTACGCCAAAGGCATCTGCATCGTCATGGTCGTGATGATGCATTCGGTGCTGGGGGTCGAGCTTGCCGCCGGTGAGACCGGTTTCATGCATGTCTTGGTGGCTTTCGCGAAGCCATTCCGGATGCCTGATTTCTTCCTGATTTCGGGCCTGTTCCTGCCACTGGTGATCGACCGGGACTGGCGAACCTATCTCGACCGCAAGGTGGTGCATTTCGTCTATTTCTATGTCGTCTGGGTGACAATCCAGTTCGGCTTCAAGGCCCCCGCATTCGCAGCGGAAACGAGCTGGCGCGACGCCGGCTTGCTGTATCTTGAATCCTTCGTCGAGCCGTTCGGCACGCTCTGGTTCATTTACCTCTTGCCGATCTTCTTCGTCGTCACAAAACTGACACGGCTGGTCCCGCCGCCCGCGATCTGGCTCATCGCGGCCGCACTGGAGACGGCGCGCATTTCGACCGGCTGGACCGCGATCGACGAGTTCTGCGCGCGTTTCGTCTATTTCTATTCGGGCTATCTGTTCGCGCCCTACGTGTTCGCGCTGTCGGACCGCGCGCGCAATCATCCCGCATGGGCGCTGACAGCGCTCGCGACATGGGCGCTGGTCAATGGCGGCCTGGTTATGCTCGGCGCCAGCGAGTGGAAATTCGTATCGCTCGTGCTCGGCTTCGCCGGCGCCTGCGCCATCATCACGATGGGCACGCTGCTCGCGCGCGTGCAATGGCTGAATGTCTTCCGCTTCTGCGGCGAGCATTCGATCGTGATCTATCTCGCCTTCTTCCTGCCGATGGCGGCGACACGGACACTGCTCTTGCGCACGGGAATCATTCCTGACATCGGTGCGGTGTCGTTGATCGTGACCATCGTCGGCGTGATCGGCTCGCTCGCGATCTGGCAGATCGCTCTACGTCTTGGCGGCAATTTCCTGTTCGAGCGGCCTGATGCGTTCTGGATCGCGCCGAAGAGGGCGGGCGCGCGATTGCAGGCGGCGGAGTAA